The DNA segment GAGGGCTGGCCCGAAGAAGCCCCGGCGCCGCTTGCAGCCACGACATCTCGATAGAGTATGCGTCCTGAAGGCCCGGAACCCGTCACGCCGGCCAGGTCCAGATTCATTTCCCCGGCGGCTTTTCGTGCCCGGGGCGAGGCCTTCACTCTCTCCGAGGGAGTCGCTCTGCCGGAAGTCCCCACGGCTATTTCAGGAGACGCAACTTCCGCGGCCAAGACGGGGGATTGTGACGGGTGGCCGCCTGCTTCGATCGCAGCCATGGGTTCGCCGACGGAAACTCTTTGGCCTTCCTCAACATGGATTTTCGACAGCACGCCGTCCTCCAGGGATTCCATCTCCATGGTGGCCTTGTCGGTCTCGATTTCCGCCACCAACTCTCCCTTCGCCACCGCCTCTCCTACTCTCTTGAGCCAGCGCACCACCACACCGTCTTCCATGGTGTCACTGAGTTTCGGCATGGTGATCTCAGCCATGGCTGCTCCCGTCGTTCATTCCCGACCCACAAGAGGGGAGGCCTGCCGCTACCTGCTCATTGAGCAAATAAACGGCTTGTCTTCAACAGTCCCGCCCGTATTGTACAGCAGCACTCACTCCAATGAACAACTACGAGAAACGGACCTCCCTGGCCGACAGGCGGCGCCATAACCCTTCCGCAATCCGTTGCGCTTCGTGTCCCTTCGTGGTCCTTCGTGCCGCTTCGTGGATTTCTCCTTTTACTCCCCCGACGATTCTCAGGCGGCACCGGCCGGTTCGGGATCTCGTGGTGCGCTCCCGGCGGTCGGACCCAGGGCATAGGGCGCCGAAACCAGGAACAGAAAGACCATCAACACTTCGGAGTCTCCGAAATTGAACTCGAACAGCCCGGCCAGAAAGAGCGCCAGCAGGCTGAGAAATCCCCCGGCATGGACGGATTTTTCCAGGGAGGGGAGCCTGGCCCGCCTGAAACCCAGCCAGTGGTGTCTCCCCATGCTGAGGATGAGCCAAAGCCAGGCAATGGCGCAGGGAATGCCCCGCTCGGCCGCGAACTGAAGCAGGTTGTTGTGCATATGGATCCAGAAAAAACCCCCTCGTTGACGGGCCCCCTCGTCGGGGTGGTAGTCAAAGAAGACTTCGGAGACTCGCTGGGGACCCACTCCCACCCAGGGGTTCGACCCTACCATCTGCACTCCCGTCCTCCAGATTTCCAGGCGGGCGGCGTTGGAGGGGTGATGCGGATCCCAGATGCTGGCCAGCCGCTGCTGAATGGAATCGGGCAGGCACACCGCCAATATCAGGATGCCGGCCCCGCTGACGAGCACCGTCTTCAGGGTGGGGAACCTCAACCAGGCGGCCACCAACAGGCAGGCGAGACTGGCGATCCAGACGCTCCGGGTCAGCGTCAGAAGCAGCGCCACGCCCAGGAAGCAGACGGCCAACATCCAGAGCGTCCGGCGCTCGGGGGCGGAGAAGAGCAGATGAGCCAGCATGGCCAGGAACACCAGCATCAGTCCACCGCTTAATGTCATCCAATGGCCCATGAAGCCGGTCAAGCGCCCATCCACACTCCCCAGGGAAGGAACCACGTATTGGACCAGGGCAAAACCGGCCGCCACCAGTCCGGCTGCAAAAAGCGCCTGACAGGCCAGACCCACCCTTCTCTTGGAGAAATAGTTGGCCACCAGCAGAATGATGGCAAACAACCAGAACTTGTAGATGGGAGGCAAGCCGATTCCCGGCTCAGGCGAGACCAGCCAGGAGATCAGGGTTGTCCCGACAAAGAGCAGCAGAGGCAGCTTGATGGGAGGGAAACGAAGGATCGTCCGCCGATTCAGGAGGCAGTCAAGCAAAAAACCCAGAATCGCCAATCCAAGGAATATCTGAGATACCGCAATGCTGATCACCGGAAAGACGACCGCCAGGGTCGTCAATCCAAAAACGATGGGATCCAGATGGCTCCTGCACCATTGCACGCCGGCGGAAACGGGCACTCAGGCGACCCCTTGAGATTAAAGAAGGAAATTGCGGCCAGTCGCTTGCCCCGGACGCTTACTTGCGAGCCACCACGACCTGCCGGTCAAAGCCCCAACCTGTCACGTCCTCACCCCGGACCAGGCGGCGCCAACTGAAGCCAGCCGCGCCCAGCCGATCCAGAATATCCGTTCCGTAGTTGCGATAGCAGAGAACGGCCCCTGAACCTCGAAGGCGGTCCCCATGATACTCCGGAGGCAGAAGGTGCTCCAGCCTGCCGTTCACCAGCCGGGCTCTCTCAACG comes from the Acidobacteriota bacterium genome and includes:
- a CDS encoding O-antigen ligase family protein, producing the protein MPVSAGVQWCRSHLDPIVFGLTTLAVVFPVISIAVSQIFLGLAILGFLLDCLLNRRTILRFPPIKLPLLLFVGTTLISWLVSPEPGIGLPPIYKFWLFAIILLVANYFSKRRVGLACQALFAAGLVAAGFALVQYVVPSLGSVDGRLTGFMGHWMTLSGGLMLVFLAMLAHLLFSAPERRTLWMLAVCFLGVALLLTLTRSVWIASLACLLVAAWLRFPTLKTVLVSGAGILILAVCLPDSIQQRLASIWDPHHPSNAARLEIWRTGVQMVGSNPWVGVGPQRVSEVFFDYHPDEGARQRGGFFWIHMHNNLLQFAAERGIPCAIAWLWLILSMGRHHWLGFRRARLPSLEKSVHAGGFLSLLALFLAGLFEFNFGDSEVLMVFLFLVSAPYALGPTAGSAPRDPEPAGAA